Below is a window of Candidatus Atribacteria bacterium DNA.
ATTCTAAACTTCCCAAGGCAGATATTATTTTAATTACCCACGAGCATAGTGACCATTTTGATTTATCAGTTATCAAAATATTACGTACCAATCAAAGCAAATTGATTCTTACGGAAACCTGTGCCAGGAAGATTTCTGGCGGCACTGTGAGGAAGAATGGGGATGTTCAAATCATCCAGGGAATAAAATTTGAGGCAGTAGCGGCATACAATATAATCCATAAGCGTAATAATGATCAACCTTTCCATCCAAAAGGTGTAGGAAACGGATATATTCTGACTTTTGGTGATAAACGAATCTATGTAGCCGGTGACACCGAGAATATTCCCGAGATGAAAACACTACAAGGGATTGATGTGGCTTTTTTGCCGATGAATCTGCCCTACACCATGACGCCGGAGA
It encodes the following:
- a CDS encoding MBL fold metallo-hydrolase — its product is MFKFILFLVVFGCISGLASTQNSFEKDNIPTSAGDLQITFIGHASLIFTFNGKVIHVDPVSEQADYSKLPKADIILITHEHSDHFDLSVIKILRTNQSKLILTETCARKISGGTVRKNGDVQIIQGIKFEAVAAYNIIHKRNNDQPFHPKGVGNGYILTFGDKRIYVAGDTENIPEMKTLQGIDVAFLPMNLPYTMTPEMVADAARSFKPKILYPYHYDNTDTSKLVELLKDEQEIEIRIRKMN